GAAATGTCTTTTAAATCGACCGGAGTTATATTTTCTGAACTCTGTTTTTCCTCAATAAAGGGATTATTATTTTTGAGACTATTGGGTATATGAATGTTATCTTCAGTAAGTTGAATTTTAGATGCTATTAAAGACGTTAATTTTTCAATTGTAAGATTATTGAAAATGTCTTTCATAGAAAAATCAGTATTGAATTTCTTATTGATAAACATTTTCAATTGCATAGCATGGAGTGAATGTCCTCCTGCATGGAAAAAATTTTCCTGTATATTAATTTCCTTATTCAGGATCTCCTTCCAAAAATTGATAAGATCTTTCTCAACATTATTTTTGCTGACCGATAAAGAAATTTTTTGTTTAACTGGCGTTTTTTCATTGAATTTCTGAAGCAGAGCTTTTGAATCAACTTTGTTATTCTGATTAAGAGGGAATTGATCTAGGACCATTATGTCAGAAGGAACCATATAATCAGGTAAATATTTTTCAATGAAGTTTCTCATTGATTCTATTGTCACACTTTCTCCCTCTTTCGGAATTATGCAGGCAATCATGAATTTGTCTTCATCGTTCGTCCCTTTAACAATGATTTTACCTTCGATAACAGATGGATGCTTGGTTAATATTTTTTCTACTTCCTCCATTTGAATTCTGAATCCTCTAATCTTTATCTGATTATCATTTCTGCCAAGGAAATCGATATTGCCATCTGGTAACCATCGGGCAATATCTCCAGTGTTATATAATACCTCTCCATCTACAAAAGGATTTTTAATAAATCTTTGGGCAGTTAATTCGGGATTATTTAAATAACCACGTGCCACACCAATTCCTCCAATATATAAGGTCCCATAGCAATTGACAGGCATGCAATTCATATGTTTATCCAAAATATACACCTTGCAATTTGGATTGGGCTTACCAATAGGAACGCGAGAAGTAATAGGGGGAGAGTTTTTAGGTATAGTATAGGTGCAGGAAGAAACGGTAGCTTCGGTAGGTCCATATATATTTAATATAGGGACGTGTTTATTGATATTATTAATGTCTGAAAACTTTAAGGCTTCACCTCCGCAGGAAATGATGCGTAATCTGGATAAATCAGGGTTGATAGAATTAATTACTCTTAATATGCTTGGAGGAGTAGAGAAATAAGGCATATTGTATTTATTAATTAATTCAAGTGTTTTTTCTACGTCTTTTATTTCGTCTTCTGTTGGAAGTACAACTGTTCCTCCTATGGTTAATATCGGAAATAATTTGGAAACTGAAGCATCAAATGCTAAGGATGGCATCGAAGGAACAATATCGTCAGGGGTAAGCTCATATCGATCTTTTATTAACATTATGTTGTTTACAACACTATTGTGTTGAATTACTATTCCCTTAGGTGATCCTGTAGAACCAGAGGTATACATCACATATGCTGCGTTTTCTGGTTTAACGTTCGTTGATGGATTAGTTAAATAATCGCTATTAAGCCAATCATTATCATTAATAATAAGTGTTCTATCTTCTGCAAACTCTAATAAACCTTTTAAACTTGAATTGGTGATTAATAATTTTGGTTTGGCGTCGTCAACCAGTAATTGTAACCTTTTAACAGGGTAGTTGGTGTCAAGCGGAACATAGGCAGCCCCAGCTTTTAAAACTCCTAATATTACTATAACTGATTCCAGTGATAATTCAAACAATACCCCAACTAGGTCCTCTTCTTTTATTCCTCTTGCAATTAAACGCTCTACTACGCAATTTGCCCTCCTGTTCAATTCTTTATAAGTTAGTGATTGACCGTTGTAAATAACAGCTATTGAATCAGGAGTATTATCTACTTGTTTTTCTATTAGATGGTGTAAGCAAATATTTTTTGGATAATTCTTCTCAGTAGCATTCCATTCAAAAAGAATTTTATTCCTTTCACTTTCATCCAACATATTACATTCGGAGATTCTCTTTTTGGGATTTAATACCGCTTCTTGTAAAAGATTACAAAAGTGGTTATTAGTGTTTTCAGAAATGGTAATTTCCATTAAATCTAATCTTGCTTCAAGGCAACCGCTTATGACTTCTTCTGTATTAGATAAATTAATTGAAAGTGCAGGTAAAATATTCTGATTGTCTGAACTTACTATATTGAGATTGAGATTTGAAATACCTTGTTCAGATTTATCGTCAAATGAGAAATTAATAACAAATGGATAAAAATCTTTTTTATCAGCAAATGTTCCATCGGTATCTTTTTGAATTTTATCATTCAATTGTTGTATTAGTATTTCAAAAGTAGGATCTTCCGAAAGATCTATTTCTATGAATGATATTCTTTGACTAGGTTTATTTTGTTTTGAATGGTTATGGGCTACTAAGAATTTGTCCTGATCTGTATATCTTTTTGCCAAAGCAATAAAGGCACTAAGTGATAGAATAAATGAAGAAAATTTGTCTTCGTTGAGAAGAGATAGTTTTTCCTGGAGTTTATCCAAACTATTTTTTTGTAACCTTACATTTTGTCTTAATACTTTAACTTCACTTTCCATAGTGTTTTTACTAAATTTATTATCTAATTTTTTGTGCTGTAAAATGCTTGATTGTTACTAATGAAACTGCTATGGATTTTCTTTGTTATTAAAATGATACTAGTCCCGTCTTTATTGATAAGTAGAAGGTTGTTTGAATTTATTGTGCTTTTTAAAATTATTTACTTGTTTTAATGGTGTAAAATATTGTAGTACAATTTTAATTATATGCTTATGCAATCAGAGGTTCAGTAAATAATTTTGATAGGGAGGATTAGATAGAATTACTGAGTAAGGGAAAGAAATATTTTCTTCCTATGTATATAAATACAATTTTAAGTTGCATAAATGAGATTATTTGTCTATGGATTTATTTCTTGTGTGAAGATTATCCCTTGATCCATCTATATTTTTAAAGTCCCTTATCGGATTTTTATTACAGTAATTGGTATGTCTGCAGGAAGAAGGTCTACGAAATATTCTAGGGAGTTTAGAGAATTGTAATGGAGCAATAAGCTGTGTTATTAAAACTATTAATTGAACGAATAAAAATTAAAATATAAAAGCTTATAGGTATAGTCGTAACTTAAATATCATATGTCTGTTAATCCTTTTAAAATCGATAAAAATGCTAAAGGATAAAAATATAATCTGCCTTGGAAATAATATGTGGGAAAGTAATTTCACAAATACAATGGCAGAAATTATGACTGTTTTAAGTTCAGACAATAAAATTCTGCATATAGATTATGCATTTAGTTTTAAAGATTTTTTAAGGGGCCCCAAGGCTATTCCCTTTAAAAAGACATTAGGAATAGAACCAAGGTTGAGGGAAGTAACAACCAGAGTTAATTCAACTATTAATGTGTTAAGTCCTCCGCCAGTACTTCCTATCAATATTATACCTTCTCATTCACTTTTTATGAAATTATTAAGAGTAAACGCCCTCATTGTAGAGTACACAATTAGAAAAGCTATTGACCATCTCAAAATCAAAGATCCGATTGTTGTTTCAGGATTTAATCCTTATTATGGAACAATGTTAGCAGGTAGGCTGGGAGAAATATTAAATATCTATTATTGCTATGATGAAATAGCAACAGGATGGAACTCCAATCATGGGGTTTTGGTAGAAAATGATTATATAAATAAAGCTGATGTTGTAATTACCACTTCTGAGATTCTATTTCATAATAAAAGTTGTAAAACAAAAGATTGTTATTTAATTAAGAACGGGGTTGACTTCAATCGATTTTATTTGCATGCAGAAAAAGTAAGGCAGACAAAAAGGAAAGTAATAGGATATACAGGAAGTATTGATGATCGATTTGATATTGATACTATGATATATTTAATAGAAAATTTACCTGAAGTTGAATTTCTTTTTGCAGGTAGAACTCCGGATGAAAATGCATTTCGTACTTTATCCAAATTTTCAAACACAAGATGGTTAGGAGCTAAAAAACCTGAAGAAATCCCGGCAATAATTGGGGAGATAGATTTGGGAGTTGTTCCTTATTTGGTAAATGAATATACAAAAAGTGTCTACCCATTAAAGTTTAATGAATATTTGGCTGTTGGTAAACCTGTGGTTTCATCAGAATTTGCAAATCTATCGGAGTTCAAGCCTTATATTCGTTTTGCCGCTTCGAGGGAAAGTTTTCTGAATGCTGTAAAAGAAGAATTGAATAATGATAATGAAAATAAGAAAAAAGAAAGAATAAAGTTTGCATCTGGTAATTCTTGGCTGAATCGAGCAGAAGATTTTTCTTCTATCATTGAAAATGCATTAGAGAGAAAAAACATTTTAAAATCTGCGATTTGAGTTTGTGTGATTTTTTCTTTAACCAAGCTCTCTTTATTTGATTTTATTGAAGAATGTTTACTTAAAGTTATATTATGCAGAGGTATTATGAATACCTCCCTATAACTTATGATTATTTTTCGATAAAATATGGATTGAAAAATATCTCATTAATAGGATAGGAAGTAGCTTTAGAAAATTTATCTTAACGATTTAGGTAAATCTAGACAGATTCTAAGAGTTATTTTAAAAATATCTTACGTAAAGTTAAAGCAGGGATCTTTTTAGGACCTTTTCAATTTGATATATTAATAGAAGAGAGTTTTTATTATTTCGTTTTCTTTACAGGATCATATAGTCGAAAATATTTATGCAGAAAAGAATCATTTGAAGTTTCATGAATATATAAAAGGATTCATTCTGCGATCGAAGATTTTTAATCCTGCTATTTCTTTTTTATGAATTCTTATTTACTTTTTAATTTTTATTTGAGTTTCAGTATTTGATTATTTATTATTCAAAGAATAATTGCAATAAAAATTTTACATGTCTTGAATTATTTTTTACAGGTTTATTTGTAAGTTTTCCCCTTATCTTTTTGTTTTTTTTTGATTTTTTAAACAGTGTATACGAGCTTTTCTGTTAGCCTTATAGATATAAGCAAATCATTTAAGTACGTGAAAACGAATATTGATTATTTAGAAAATAAGTCTGTTGTTGTTATTGGGGCAGGCATAAGCGGTTGTACTTTGGCTTTGTATTTGGCGAAGAAAGGTTATAAGGTGCAGGTATATGAAAAAAGAATGAACCTTATAAATAACAATGAAATCAAGAAAAGGACAGTAGGGATGTCAATCAGTGAAAGAGGAATTACTACTCTTAAAGATTTGGATTTGTATGATAGCTACAAATCATTGTTGGTGCCTAAATACGGGCGTGCTGTACATTTAAGAAGCGGTCAGGTATACTCACAATTTTACGGAGCTAACAGGGAGGCTATTTATACAGTCAACAGAAAACATTTTAATTTTTATCTGATGGATGCTTGTTTGAAAACAGGCAACGTGGAGTTCTTTTATGGACATAAACTGGAAAAAATTAATGTAGATGATAAGAAGCTTACATTTATTACAAATACCAATTATAGTATAGATGACCAGGATAATAGCTGTAGCACTGAAAAAGTTGTTAAATATGAATATTTATTTGGCTGTGACGGTACTTTCTCATGTGTCAGACAACGTCTGGTGGATCAAGGTTTGGTAGATGCAACACTTACTACTCTGGACTACAGATTCAAAGAGATTTATATACCTCCTAGAAACGGCGAGTATGTATTAGATCCGAATTATGTTCATATATGGAATATAGCTGAACTTTTGTTCGTTGCACTGCCAGATGGGAAGAAGGGCTTTAATGGTACCTTGTTCTATACAGAATCTTCTGAAGTAAATAAATTAAAGGACAATGAGAAGTTGTTTGAATTTGTGCAGGAGAACTGTCAATTCCTTTCCTTTATTGATAAAGATCAGTTTATTCAGGAGTTCAACAGCAATCCAGAATCTAAGATCTCTGAGGTAAAATGCAACAATTGGAACTACCAAAATCAGATATTGCTGGTAGGAGATGCAGCCCATGCTATGCCTCCTTTTTATGCTATGGGTATGAATACCTGTATAGAGAGCGTTAGGGTTTTTGCTCATCTCATTGATGAATTTGGTGGAGATATTAGTAAAGCCATTTCTCATTTCACTGAAAGGAGAATTATCGACACTGAGGCTATGAAAGCTATGGCTAATAGAAATTATAAAAAACTTAGGAAGTGCCATAACAAAGATTTTGACGAAAAATGGAACCAGGCACATGAGGCCATGAAACAGTCGAATGGGGAATATGAGACAGAGTATTTTCAGGTAGCATTTACGAATAAACCTTTTAGCCAGATTGTTGAAAAATATGGTCAGGGAGTTGATGTTGAAGAAAATGGCTTACCACTTATTAGTCATTAAGTATTGGTTTTAAATGAAACAACTGAATATAAGAAATGAAATATTTGGTATAATAAAGTTGATGATAACTGACTGCTGATTGTTGTATAATTTGGGATTCTTTGTTAAAAACTTGGGCAGTTTACTAGTATTCCAATGAATACAATATAGTCTGAACTTAAAACTTTATTCAGCCTTTTAATTCATACTATAAGAGGTACTCTTAAAGTCCTTGCTTGAGTTTCTATGCCTTGCAAGGGCCTTTCTTATATTTTTATTTCAGTCTCTGGTAATCATTGTTTTAATGATTGCCAGAGCTTTGTGCTTTTGTACAATGTACCTTCCTGAGCCTTATTTCTCATGACTTCCTGATATAAATTCATTTTCCAATACATTTGCTTAAAGGCCTTGACTTTGTTTTTTTGTAACAATATCTTGAGCAGACATAAAGATTAGTTTATCCCAAAGTAATATTTCGTGCTTTATATGATTTCATATTTTATATCAGTACTTATTTTATTTTATTATATGGACTTAGGCTATGGTGGTATTAGGTAAATCAAAATTGAAGTTATGACAATTTCAGAAATAAATTCATCCTCTTATAATGTTACAAATCCTCACATTTGAGATCATTCTTTTATTTGATCATTTTAATCCTGACAGTCAACTTATGAGTTACATTTCCGCTGAATTGAGGAACGGAGGTGAATATTGTTAATAGTTTTTTAGATTATTTTTAGGAATAACTTTTACAAACATTTTACGTTGCGGGAGTTAATACACTATTTCTATTAAATTATTCAACTAGTGGACTGTACTTTGCTAACAATTAGATAAGTGCAAAGTTTTTTGTTTTATACCATATCGTTAATGGCCTTATTAAGTTTGCTTTTCTTGGGTATAGCTCAATTTTTCATTGGGAAACATGACACCATCTGGATCAATGTTATATTTGATGCCATTTCTTTCCTTGTTTTTTTTATTATATCTTTTGCTATAGGGTATATTGTTTGGATAAGAAAAGACTTCAGGAGTATTTGGATTGTCTTGCTTGTCTTTCTTTTTATAACAGGGATTGCTGTCAGTCATCTCATTGATATTTTCTCTATTGGGCAGCCTGTCTTTAAACTAAAATTTATAGTCCGGGTCATCACTTCAATTGCATCTTTAGGGGTCATTTATATCTTATTTCTGTTTGCACCGAGAATAATGACAATCATTGAGGGCCTTTCATATCTTAGTATAAAAGAAAATAGAGATGATTATGAGGAAGCATTGAAGAAACACATTTTTTTCATACAAAATCTAGCTATGGCAAGTCCTAATAAGTTGTATGTATATGATATAAATGAAAAAAGGAATATTTATTCAAACAAAGAATTGAATGAATCTCTTGGTTATAATTCTGACCAGCTGAAAAGTATGGGAAAATCAATTGTATCAGAGGTAATACACCCGGACGATGTTCAGATGATAGAAGATTATTTTGAGGGATTTAAAAATGCACAAGATGATGAAGTAAGGTCGATGGACTATAGAATAAGGGATGTAAATGGGGAATACAAATGGTTTTATTCAAGAGAAAAAGTTTTTAAAAGGGATAAAGATGGAAATGTAAGTCAGATTGTCGGAATGCTGGTGGACATTACAGAAAGAAAGATGGTGGAAGAAAAACTAAAGGAGAGCCAGTTGTTCAGTATGAAGGTTGCAGAAACTACTCCTGATTCTATTTTTATTGTTGAATTGGCTTCCGGAGTGGTTGTTTATATCAATCGTGAACCAGAAAAATATTTGGGAGTTACTGCTGATATGCTCACTGAATGGGGAGTTTTGCATCCAGATGAAAATTCAGCAATAAAAGCCAGATATGAAAAATATAAAAAATTAAAAGATGATGAGATCACTACGTTTGAGTTTAGTGTGAAAGACCCTTATACTGGGAAATGGAAATGGACAGCATCAAGAGAAATACCTTTTCAAAGGGATGTTGATGGTAACGTGACGCATATCCTTGCCATTTCAAGAGATATAACACAACTTAAAGATATTCAGGATGAATTAAAAGCGGCAAATCAGAATCTGGAGGAAAAAATAAGGGAACGAACAAATGAGTTAAAAAAAAGGGAAAGTCAGCTAAGACTTATAACCAATGCAATCCCTGCAATGATAGCATATATCAATAAGGATGGCATATGTCAGTTCGCCAATGAGAATTTTAAAAAGATCGGGAAAATATCTGAAGATATTGAAGGTAAATTAATTCAGGAAGGAATGGATAAAGAAACCTTTGGTAAATTTCACGGGTTGCTGAATGGATCATTAGCTGGAAGTGAAACATCTGCTGAGATTGAATTTGAGCTAAAAAGCATGTTATTTAAGACATTTAGCCTAAGCTTTATTCCTGATATATATGAGAATAAGGTAAGGGGAGTAGTAGTCATGGGTATAGATCTTACCGAAAGAATTGAAAATGAAAAAAAGCTTGAAAAGCAAAATTCTGAATTAATAAGGATTAATAATGATCTTGATAGTTTTATTTATACAGCTTCTCACGATTTGAAAGCTCCGATAATCAATATAGAAGCTTTGGTTGATATAATATTTGAATGGGATAAAGGAAGTAGATCCCAAGAACAGCAGTCTGTTATTGAGATGATAAAGACTTCCATAGAAAAGTTAAAAATAACTATAGAGGAATTAACAGAAATAAGCAGGATTCAAAGAGGTGTGAATGATGCTGCAGAAGATGTCTCATTTAAAGCTATTATTAATGATTTTAAGCAAGATTACAGTGAGCAGATTAAAAAGGATAATGTTACTTTTATTGAGGAACTTCAAATAAATTCAATTCATTTCTCCCATAAGAATTTAAG
The nucleotide sequence above comes from Sporocytophaga myxococcoides. Encoded proteins:
- a CDS encoding glycosyltransferase, whose product is MLKDKNIICLGNNMWESNFTNTMAEIMTVLSSDNKILHIDYAFSFKDFLRGPKAIPFKKTLGIEPRLREVTTRVNSTINVLSPPPVLPINIIPSHSLFMKLLRVNALIVEYTIRKAIDHLKIKDPIVVSGFNPYYGTMLAGRLGEILNIYYCYDEIATGWNSNHGVLVENDYINKADVVITTSEILFHNKSCKTKDCYLIKNGVDFNRFYLHAEKVRQTKRKVIGYTGSIDDRFDIDTMIYLIENLPEVEFLFAGRTPDENAFRTLSKFSNTRWLGAKKPEEIPAIIGEIDLGVVPYLVNEYTKSVYPLKFNEYLAVGKPVVSSEFANLSEFKPYIRFAASRESFLNAVKEELNNDNENKKKERIKFASGNSWLNRAEDFSSIIENALERKNILKSAI
- a CDS encoding FAD-dependent oxidoreductase: MKTNIDYLENKSVVVIGAGISGCTLALYLAKKGYKVQVYEKRMNLINNNEIKKRTVGMSISERGITTLKDLDLYDSYKSLLVPKYGRAVHLRSGQVYSQFYGANREAIYTVNRKHFNFYLMDACLKTGNVEFFYGHKLEKINVDDKKLTFITNTNYSIDDQDNSCSTEKVVKYEYLFGCDGTFSCVRQRLVDQGLVDATLTTLDYRFKEIYIPPRNGEYVLDPNYVHIWNIAELLFVALPDGKKGFNGTLFYTESSEVNKLKDNEKLFEFVQENCQFLSFIDKDQFIQEFNSNPESKISEVKCNNWNYQNQILLVGDAAHAMPPFYAMGMNTCIESVRVFAHLIDEFGGDISKAISHFTERRIIDTEAMKAMANRNYKKLRKCHNKDFDEKWNQAHEAMKQSNGEYETEYFQVAFTNKPFSQIVEKYGQGVDVEENGLPLISH
- a CDS encoding PAS domain-containing sensor histidine kinase, which encodes MALLSLLFLGIAQFFIGKHDTIWINVIFDAISFLVFFIISFAIGYIVWIRKDFRSIWIVLLVFLFITGIAVSHLIDIFSIGQPVFKLKFIVRVITSIASLGVIYILFLFAPRIMTIIEGLSYLSIKENRDDYEEALKKHIFFIQNLAMASPNKLYVYDINEKRNIYSNKELNESLGYNSDQLKSMGKSIVSEVIHPDDVQMIEDYFEGFKNAQDDEVRSMDYRIRDVNGEYKWFYSREKVFKRDKDGNVSQIVGMLVDITERKMVEEKLKESQLFSMKVAETTPDSIFIVELASGVVVYINREPEKYLGVTADMLTEWGVLHPDENSAIKARYEKYKKLKDDEITTFEFSVKDPYTGKWKWTASREIPFQRDVDGNVTHILAISRDITQLKDIQDELKAANQNLEEKIRERTNELKKRESQLRLITNAIPAMIAYINKDGICQFANENFKKIGKISEDIEGKLIQEGMDKETFGKFHGLLNGSLAGSETSAEIEFELKSMLFKTFSLSFIPDIYENKVRGVVVMGIDLTERIENEKKLEKQNSELIRINNDLDSFIYTASHDLKAPIINIEALVDIIFEWDKGSRSQEQQSVIEMIKTSIEKLKITIEELTEISRIQRGVNDAAEDVSFKAIINDFKQDYSEQIKKDNVTFIEELQINSIHFSHKNLRSIIYNLLSNAIKYRSERDPVVHVKTERLEDGKIVLSFKDNGIGLDERQQRKLFQMFKRLHTHVEGTGVGLYIVKKMIENTGGSIQVESEPDKGSTFRVFF